The Primulina huaijiensis isolate GDHJ02 chromosome 12, ASM1229523v2, whole genome shotgun sequence genome has a window encoding:
- the LOC140990030 gene encoding uncharacterized protein encodes MKQQEAEILRDFVQRFNNAALEIPAATPDIMISAFTQGLRGGEFFKSLVKKPPSSYDDLLSRTEKYVNLEDAQRHKRMEQRPGKSRVDGAERGSRKRGAGDRDDDNARDRGQFSSHVPLDGSRDKVMEVRESEGRWEKSQRVECSARLPSRDRREGSSSRSRQRSRSSLRRGQGPPWINQRIGEQRGEGRCQDVPQEPVEPRRGMNEDNHPTRVMIHIISGGATDGDSGRARKAHGRRLENFEISRGADLPQDPIISFGPEDLRGTVTPHNDALVVTTTTANYDVARIFIDNGSSVNVL; translated from the coding sequence ATGAAACAACAAGAAGCTGAAATTTTGCGAGATtttgtccagcgtttcaacAACGCAGCGTTGGAGATACCAGCGGCCACtcctgacatcatgataagtgcctttacccAGGGACTTAGAGGAGGAGAGTTCTTTAAATCGTTAGTGAAGAAACCTCCATCAAGTTATGATGATCTGTTATCTCGGacggaaaaatatgtaaatctcgAAGATGCCCAGCGACATAAGAGGATGGAGCAGCGACCTGGGAAAAGTAGAGTTGATGGAGCGGAAAGAGGAAGTAGGAAGAGAGGCGCGGGCGATAGGGATGATGATAATGCTAGGGAcagaggacaattctcatcccATGTTCCTCTGGATGGGAGTCGGGACAAGGTGATGGAAGTGAGGGAGTCCGAGGGGAGGTGGGAGAAGTCGCAAAGGGTTGAGTGTAGTGCTAGATTGCCTTCGCGGGATAGACGAGAAGGATCCTCATCCAGGAGTCGACAGAGGTCTCGCTCGTCCCTTAGGCGTGGTCAAGGCCCTCCATGGATAAATCAGAGGATCGGGGAGCAGAGAGGGGAAGGTCGATGTCAAGATGTCCCTCAGGAACCCGTCGAACCGAGGAGGGGAATGAATGAGGATAACCACCCTACGAGAGTAATGATTCATATAATCTcggggggtgctactgatggagactctggGCGAGCTCGGAAGGCACATGGGAGAAGGTTGGAAAACTTTGAGATATCTAGGGGTGCAGACTTACCACAGGACCCCATCATCAGCTTTGGGCCGGAAGACCTTCGAGGTACTGTGACTCCacataacgatgccttggtggtAACGACCACCACTGCCAATTATGATGTGGCGaggatatttattgataatggaagctccgTGAACGTCttgtag